One Neisseria sicca genomic region harbors:
- the dapC gene encoding succinyldiaminopimelate transaminase: MNPLLNQLQPYPFARLREAMQGVNPPEGVAPVHLHIGEPKHPTPEVITNALTASLHELEKYPLTAGLPELRQACADWMRRRYDGLTVNPDTEVLPVLGSREALFSFVQTVLNPVSDDLKPVVLSPNPFYQIYEGAAILGGGEIRFANCPAPSFKPDWKSITEDVWQRTKVMFVCSPNNPSGSVLQLEDWQEIFDLQDKYGFIIASDECYSEIYFDGNKPIGGLQAAAQLGRSNRNIVMFTSLSKRSNVPGLRSGFVAGDAELLKNFLLYRTYHGSAMSIPVQRASIAAWNDEEHVIANRRLYQEKFDRVIPILQKAFDVKLPDASFYIWLKVPDGDDLAFAKNLWQKAAIQVLPGRFLARDTEWGNPGEGYVRIALVADVDSCVKAAETIVSLYR, translated from the coding sequence ATGAACCCACTACTCAACCAGCTCCAACCCTATCCGTTTGCCCGCCTACGCGAAGCCATGCAGGGCGTTAACCCTCCCGAAGGCGTCGCCCCCGTCCACCTGCACATCGGCGAACCGAAACACCCTACCCCCGAAGTCATCACCAATGCGCTGACCGCCTCGCTGCACGAACTGGAAAAATACCCTCTGACCGCAGGTCTGCCCGAGCTGCGTCAAGCCTGTGCCGACTGGATGCGCCGCCGTTACGATGGACTGACCGTCAACCCCGATACAGAAGTCCTGCCCGTACTCGGCAGCCGCGAAGCCTTGTTTTCCTTCGTTCAAACCGTCTTAAACCCCGTTTCAGACGACCTCAAACCCGTCGTCCTCAGCCCCAACCCGTTCTACCAAATCTACGAAGGCGCAGCCATTCTCGGCGGCGGCGAAATCCGTTTTGCCAACTGCCCTGCCCCGTCCTTCAAGCCCGATTGGAAAAGCATTACCGAAGACGTATGGCAACGCACCAAAGTCATGTTCGTCTGCTCGCCCAACAACCCCAGCGGCAGCGTCCTGCAACTGGAAGACTGGCAAGAAATCTTTGATCTGCAAGACAAATACGGTTTCATCATTGCTTCCGACGAATGCTATTCCGAAATCTATTTCGACGGCAACAAACCCATAGGCGGCTTACAGGCAGCAGCGCAATTAGGGCGCAGCAACCGCAATATCGTCATGTTCACCAGCCTCTCCAAACGCTCCAACGTCCCCGGACTGCGCTCCGGTTTTGTCGCAGGCGATGCCGAATTGCTTAAAAACTTCCTGCTCTACCGCACCTACCACGGCAGCGCAATGAGCATCCCCGTCCAACGCGCCAGCATCGCCGCGTGGAACGACGAAGAACACGTCATTGCCAACCGCCGCCTATACCAGGAAAAATTCGACCGCGTCATCCCCATTTTGCAGAAGGCATTCGATGTCAAACTGCCCGACGCATCATTCTACATCTGGCTGAAAGTCCCCGATGGCGACGATTTGGCATTTGCCAAAAACCTATGGCAAAAAGCTGCCATCCAAGTCCTCCCCGGCCGCTTCCTCGCCCGCGATACCGAATGGGGCAACCCCGGTGAAGGCTACGTCCGCATCGCCTTGGTCGCCGATGTCGACAGCTGCGTCAAAGCCGCCGAAACCATCGTTTCCCTATATCGCTGA
- a CDS encoding DUF2130 domain-containing protein, whose product MHEIKCPHCHTAFTVNEASYADILNQVRTQEFQTEIHERLQQAQMQFQSDMQLAQAQAQNQFDKILADKNHEIAALSNQINAYEKDSKLAAAEIEGRLKAQIAEQDKLIAELKAQAKSLETAKNMEKELEITKAVAEKERELGNLNTQLMLQSKENQLEKQSLREKYEAELKQKDETIAFYKDFKARQSTKMIGESLEQHCETEFNRIRTTAFPQAVFGKDNDAKTGSKGDYIYRETDEEGNEIISIMFEMKNENDETATKKKNEHFFKELDKDRREKNCEYAVLVSLLEADSDLYNNGIVDVSYAYPKMYVVRPQFFIPIVSLLRNAALNSLKYKQELAQMRAQNIDITHFEEDLDKFKTDFARNYELASRKFQTAIDEIDKTISHLQKTKEALLSSENNLRLANNKATDLTVKKLVRKNPTMKAAFAALEKKED is encoded by the coding sequence ATGCACGAAATCAAATGCCCGCACTGCCACACCGCGTTTACCGTCAACGAAGCCAGTTACGCCGATATCCTGAACCAAGTCCGCACCCAAGAATTTCAAACCGAAATCCACGAGCGTCTGCAACAGGCGCAGATGCAGTTTCAAAGCGATATGCAGCTTGCCCAAGCGCAGGCGCAAAATCAGTTCGACAAAATCCTAGCCGACAAAAACCACGAAATCGCCGCCCTGTCCAACCAAATCAACGCCTACGAAAAAGACAGCAAACTCGCCGCCGCCGAAATCGAAGGTCGTCTGAAAGCGCAAATCGCCGAACAGGACAAATTGATTGCCGAGCTGAAAGCGCAGGCAAAATCGCTGGAAACGGCGAAAAACATGGAAAAAGAGCTGGAAATCACCAAAGCCGTTGCCGAAAAAGAGCGCGAATTGGGCAATTTGAACACGCAGCTCATGCTGCAATCCAAAGAAAACCAGTTGGAAAAACAAAGCCTGCGCGAAAAATACGAGGCCGAACTCAAACAAAAAGACGAAACCATCGCCTTCTACAAAGACTTCAAAGCCAGACAGTCCACCAAAATGATAGGCGAAAGCCTCGAGCAGCACTGCGAAACCGAATTCAACCGCATCCGCACCACCGCCTTTCCCCAAGCCGTATTCGGCAAGGACAACGACGCCAAAACCGGCAGCAAAGGCGACTACATCTACCGCGAAACCGACGAAGAAGGCAACGAAATCATCTCCATCATGTTCGAGATGAAAAACGAAAACGACGAAACCGCCACCAAAAAGAAAAACGAACACTTTTTTAAAGAGTTGGACAAAGACCGCAGAGAAAAAAACTGCGAATACGCCGTACTCGTCTCACTCTTGGAAGCCGACAGCGACCTCTACAACAACGGCATCGTCGACGTGTCCTACGCCTACCCGAAAATGTATGTCGTGCGCCCGCAGTTCTTCATCCCCATCGTCTCCCTGCTGCGCAACGCCGCTCTCAATTCATTGAAATACAAACAAGAATTGGCACAAATGCGCGCGCAAAACATCGACATCACGCACTTTGAAGAAGACCTAGACAAGTTCAAAACCGACTTCGCCCGCAATTACGAACTCGCCAGCCGCAAGTTCCAAACCGCCATCGACGAAATCGACAAAACCATCAGCCACCTGCAAAAAACCAAAGAAGCCCTGCTCTCTTCGGAAAACAACCTGCGCCTTGCCAACAACAAAGCAACCGATTTGACCGTCAAAAAATTAGTACGCAAAAATCCGACCATGAAGGCTGCCTTTGCCGCGTTGGAGAAAAAAGAGGATTGA
- the lolD gene encoding lipoprotein-releasing ABC transporter ATP-binding protein LolD — translation MNKVVLKCDNVSKSYKDGQLNVNVLNQLRLEVLEGQSVSIIGSSGSGKSTLMHILGGLDKPTSGSVVLMGQDLSQLGQKQLGLLRNQYLGFVYQFHHLLPEFSALENVMMPLLIGKMKKAEAEQRAVEMLEKAGLKKRIQHRPSELSGGERQRAAIARALVTRPKCLLADEPTGNLDRKNAQNVLDMMLDLKSELNTSLIVVTHDDELAVRFERVMLMHDGRLEEQ, via the coding sequence ATGAATAAAGTAGTTTTGAAATGCGATAATGTCAGCAAAAGCTACAAAGACGGTCAATTGAATGTCAATGTTTTGAATCAGTTGAGGCTAGAAGTGCTCGAAGGTCAAAGCGTCAGTATTATCGGTTCGTCTGGTAGCGGCAAATCGACGTTGATGCACATTTTGGGCGGCTTGGATAAACCGACTTCCGGCAGCGTGGTACTGATGGGGCAGGATTTGAGTCAGTTGGGACAGAAACAACTGGGTCTGCTGCGCAATCAGTATTTGGGTTTTGTGTACCAGTTCCACCATTTGCTGCCTGAATTTTCCGCTTTGGAAAACGTCATGATGCCGCTTTTAATCGGCAAGATGAAAAAAGCCGAAGCAGAACAGCGTGCGGTTGAAATGTTGGAAAAAGCGGGTTTGAAAAAGCGCATACAACACCGTCCCAGCGAGCTTTCCGGTGGCGAACGCCAACGTGCCGCCATTGCGCGCGCGCTGGTGACACGTCCGAAATGTTTGCTCGCTGACGAGCCGACAGGCAATCTTGACCGTAAAAATGCGCAAAATGTACTGGATATGATGCTGGATCTGAAATCCGAGTTGAATACCAGCCTGATTGTGGTCACGCATGATGATGAGTTGGCAGTCCGCTTTGAGCGGGTCATGCTGATGCACGACGGACGCTTGGAAGAGCAGTAA
- a CDS encoding SurA N-terminal domain-containing protein, which yields MFHTVEKYKTPAQILLGLIALTFVGFGVSTVAVPGSDFIVKIGDEKISEYSLNNELQGEQLQGQSPSRGAVFQSLVQRAYLKEGAKLMGVEVSQEQLKQLIVDDPNFHDQNGKFSQQIFSNFLSQRHMTEDQFVADIRERYALQSLINLVQNGAIISDAQAEQLIKLTQATRDIRSVTFNPEAFVSQVKVDDAALKAYYEAHKKDYLIPQGVKLEYIALSAKDLADKQAVSEDEVKKAFDEQAPHLSPRREIAHIFFPVPQDADETVRAAIKAEADKVAAELKAKPADFADLAKKYSKDTASASKGGNLGYLSKDGGLGTDLENVAFSLPKGGISDVVQTPVGYDIVQVLNIEDKVSLEHEKARIEADLKLKKAASEFNSVKEKLSEEAFNTPTSLADVAKKTNLKLESLDQDWLTQANGKAAGLPDALINAAFSEDVLKKKHNSDLISMDKDTVWVIRVKEVREEKTAPFADVQEEVRLAYLRSEAAKLADKKAKEAIEALKAGKAVDLKWSEVSKLSAQDARRTMAPEAYNELIKARPQNGKPAYAMLLEGMPAPVIVEVQNIAAPENIASQVPAAKQMLAQQQSANIFDALLRYFSKEIKREQGAQKVDNSAE from the coding sequence ATGTTCCATACCGTTGAAAAATATAAAACTCCGGCCCAGATTTTGTTGGGTCTGATTGCGCTGACCTTCGTCGGCTTCGGTGTCAGCACGGTTGCTGTGCCCGGCTCTGATTTTATCGTCAAAATAGGGGATGAAAAAATCAGTGAGTATTCTTTGAATAATGAGTTGCAAGGTGAGCAGCTTCAAGGTCAAAGCCCGTCGCGGGGAGCAGTATTCCAATCTTTGGTTCAACGCGCCTATTTAAAGGAAGGTGCCAAGCTGATGGGTGTGGAAGTTTCCCAAGAGCAGCTTAAACAACTGATCGTGGACGATCCTAATTTTCACGATCAAAACGGTAAATTCAGCCAACAGATCTTTTCAAACTTCCTGAGCCAACGCCATATGACGGAAGACCAGTTTGTCGCCGACATCCGCGAACGGTATGCGTTGCAAAGTTTGATCAATTTGGTGCAAAACGGTGCGATTATCAGTGATGCGCAAGCAGAACAGCTGATTAAGCTGACTCAGGCGACCCGCGATATCCGTTCGGTAACATTCAATCCTGAAGCCTTTGTTTCTCAAGTAAAAGTTGATGATGCCGCATTGAAGGCATATTATGAGGCGCACAAAAAAGATTATCTGATTCCGCAAGGCGTGAAATTGGAATACATCGCCCTGAGTGCCAAAGATTTGGCGGACAAACAGGCCGTCAGCGAAGACGAAGTGAAAAAAGCATTTGACGAGCAGGCGCCCCATCTTTCGCCCCGCCGTGAAATTGCCCACATTTTCTTCCCAGTTCCTCAAGATGCCGATGAAACGGTACGCGCGGCAATCAAAGCCGAAGCAGACAAAGTTGCGGCAGAGCTGAAAGCCAAGCCGGCCGATTTTGCTGATCTGGCGAAGAAATATTCAAAAGACACCGCATCTGCTTCCAAAGGCGGCAACTTGGGCTATCTGTCTAAAGACGGCGGCTTGGGGACGGATTTGGAAAACGTGGCGTTCTCGCTGCCTAAAGGCGGAATCAGCGATGTGGTTCAAACACCGGTCGGCTACGATATCGTCCAAGTTTTGAATATCGAAGACAAAGTGTCTTTAGAACATGAAAAAGCCCGTATCGAAGCCGATTTGAAGCTGAAAAAAGCTGCTTCCGAATTTAATTCGGTCAAAGAAAAGCTTTCTGAAGAAGCATTTAATACGCCGACTTCCCTGGCGGATGTCGCTAAAAAAACAAATCTGAAACTGGAAAGTCTGGATCAAGATTGGTTGACTCAAGCCAATGGTAAAGCAGCAGGTTTGCCCGATGCATTGATTAATGCTGCGTTCAGTGAAGATGTGTTGAAGAAAAAACACAATTCCGATTTGATTTCCATGGACAAAGATACGGTTTGGGTCATTCGTGTCAAGGAAGTCAGGGAAGAAAAAACCGCACCTTTCGCTGACGTTCAAGAAGAAGTGCGTTTGGCTTATCTGCGCAGCGAAGCCGCAAAACTGGCCGATAAAAAAGCCAAAGAAGCCATCGAGGCTTTGAAGGCAGGCAAGGCAGTTGACTTGAAATGGTCGGAAGTATCGAAATTGAGTGCGCAAGATGCACGCCGGACCATGGCACCCGAAGCGTATAACGAACTGATTAAAGCCCGTCCGCAAAATGGCAAACCTGCATACGCCATGCTGCTGGAAGGCATGCCGGCTCCTGTAATTGTTGAAGTACAGAATATTGCCGCGCCGGAAAATATCGCTTCCCAAGTGCCTGCTGCCAAACAAATGCTGGCGCAACAGCAGTCTGCCAACATTTTTGACGCATTGCTGCGTTATTTCAGCAAGGAAATCAAGCGCGAGCAAGGTGCGCAAAAAGTTGATAATTCAGCAGAGTAA
- the recR gene encoding recombination mediator RecR, whose amino-acid sequence MSKAPDAFTRLINALKILPNVGPKSAQRMAHQLLQSKREQAQELVDALQYALKQVQHCRMCNTFCEGSLCDICSDESRDKHRLMIVHMPADVSNMETANCHDGLYFVLMGQISPAQGMDVSAIALDKLVARLQNADVEEIIIATNFTAEGDATAYVLAELFKNLPYKVSRLARGIPLGGELEYVDAGTLAQAVYERRAIKE is encoded by the coding sequence ATGAGCAAAGCTCCCGATGCTTTTACGCGGCTGATTAATGCCTTGAAAATTTTACCCAATGTCGGTCCCAAATCCGCGCAGCGCATGGCGCATCAATTGCTGCAAAGCAAGCGGGAGCAGGCGCAGGAGTTGGTTGATGCTTTGCAATATGCATTAAAGCAAGTCCAGCATTGCAGGATGTGCAACACATTTTGCGAAGGGAGTTTGTGTGATATCTGTTCTGACGAATCGCGCGACAAACACCGCCTGATGATCGTCCATATGCCGGCAGATGTTTCCAATATGGAAACTGCCAATTGCCATGACGGTTTGTATTTTGTGCTGATGGGGCAAATCAGTCCCGCGCAAGGGATGGATGTGAGCGCCATCGCATTGGACAAACTGGTGGCAAGGTTGCAGAACGCCGATGTCGAAGAAATCATCATTGCAACAAACTTTACTGCCGAAGGAGATGCGACGGCGTATGTGTTGGCAGAATTGTTTAAAAACCTTCCATACAAAGTCAGCCGTCTTGCCAGAGGCATCCCTTTGGGTGGGGAGCTGGAATATGTCGATGCTGGAACTTTGGCGCAGGCCGTTTATGAAAGGCGCGCAATCAAGGAATAA
- a CDS encoding ABC transporter ATP-binding protein/permease produces MQKWQIELYSTPSWLLQTLLMVAAASAVILFLARETRFGREFAYILRLCLTPKSAVKVLLAITAMIVLLLTEVRLNVLSTFMSKGLYDSMQDLNASAFWMFAAMNAGVVLVRAFNNVVNDFLDQGLAIKWSERLNEVLTTRWLADKNYYRLQMRRHAPDNIDQRIQQDAQDFIASTIEFVRGMVNSVVTSLEFAVVLWGLAGILTVFGFDIPHGIVWFVYMFVILATFIAMWIGNPLIRYNYENEKLNGDYRYSLIRVRDHAESVAFYSGEQHEHDQLADRFKAIIRNRWRIARQSVCLSGFNDMFTNGIKLFPIILQAPRLFAGQIKIGDIQQTVQAFARLQNALSFFRMFYNKFTAYRARLERLYGFLLSTEEQHSAQQPDITEVSDDLSLENVVLFHHNGEILLSGINVNLKSGDSLLIRGPSGCGKTSLLRALAGLWPFGSSGKVSRPPHQDILFLPQRPYTAQGSLRDAICYPDIDKQHPELADAMNTCRLGYLVDKLDKPDDWQHKLSPGELQRIAFVRALLSQPKVILLDEATAALDEPTEALLYRALKRELPQSIIISIGHRSTLNEFHDFSLDVGNVACD; encoded by the coding sequence ATGCAAAAATGGCAAATCGAGCTTTATTCCACGCCGTCTTGGCTGTTACAAACCTTATTGATGGTCGCCGCCGCCTCGGCGGTGATTCTGTTTTTGGCACGCGAAACGCGCTTTGGGCGCGAGTTTGCCTATATCCTGCGGCTGTGCCTGACGCCGAAAAGTGCGGTCAAAGTCTTGCTGGCGATTACCGCGATGATTGTGCTGTTGCTGACCGAAGTGCGGCTGAATGTATTGAGTACCTTTATGTCCAAAGGGCTTTACGACTCGATGCAGGATTTGAACGCCTCCGCGTTTTGGATGTTTGCAGCGATGAACGCGGGCGTGGTGTTGGTGCGGGCGTTTAACAACGTCGTCAACGACTTTCTCGATCAAGGCTTGGCGATTAAATGGTCGGAGCGGCTCAATGAAGTGCTGACAACGCGCTGGCTTGCCGACAAAAACTACTACCGCCTGCAAATGCGCCGCCATGCGCCGGACAACATCGACCAGCGTATCCAGCAGGACGCGCAGGATTTCATCGCCTCGACCATAGAATTTGTGCGCGGCATGGTCAATTCGGTCGTTACCTCGCTGGAATTTGCCGTTGTTTTATGGGGTTTGGCGGGCATCCTGACCGTGTTCGGCTTCGACATTCCGCACGGCATCGTTTGGTTTGTCTATATGTTTGTGATTTTGGCGACCTTTATCGCCATGTGGATAGGCAACCCGTTGATTCGTTACAACTATGAAAACGAAAAACTCAACGGCGACTACCGTTACTCCCTCATCCGCGTGCGCGACCACGCCGAAAGCGTGGCGTTTTACAGCGGCGAACAACACGAACACGACCAGCTTGCCGACCGCTTCAAGGCCATCATCCGCAACCGTTGGCGCATCGCCCGCCAAAGCGTCTGCTTGAGCGGCTTTAACGATATGTTTACCAACGGAATCAAGCTCTTCCCCATTATTTTGCAAGCCCCGCGCCTGTTTGCCGGACAAATCAAAATCGGCGACATCCAGCAGACCGTCCAAGCCTTCGCCCGACTGCAAAACGCCCTCTCCTTTTTTCGAATGTTCTACAACAAATTCACCGCCTACCGAGCCCGACTGGAGCGTCTGTACGGCTTTTTGCTGAGTACGGAAGAACAACACAGCGCGCAGCAACCCGACATTACCGAAGTTTCAGACGACCTCTCGCTGGAAAACGTCGTCCTGTTCCACCACAACGGCGAAATCCTGTTGAGCGGCATCAACGTCAACCTAAAAAGCGGCGATTCCCTGCTGATACGCGGCCCGAGCGGTTGTGGCAAAACCTCGCTGCTGCGCGCGCTGGCGGGGCTTTGGCCGTTCGGCAGCAGCGGCAAAGTCAGCCGTCCGCCGCATCAAGACATCCTCTTCCTGCCGCAACGCCCGTACACGGCACAAGGCAGCCTGCGCGACGCGATTTGTTACCCCGACATCGACAAACAGCATCCCGAACTAGCCGACGCCATGAACACCTGCCGCTTAGGTTATCTCGTTGATAAATTGGACAAACCCGACGACTGGCAACACAAACTCTCCCCGGGCGAACTGCAACGCATCGCCTTCGTCCGCGCCCTGCTCTCGCAGCCCAAAGTCATCCTGCTCGACGAAGCTACCGCCGCCTTGGACGAACCGACCGAAGCCCTGCTCTACCGCGCCTTGAAACGCGAACTGCCGCAGAGCATCATCATCAGCATCGGCCACCGCAGCACGCTCAACGAGTTTCACGATTTCAGTCTTGATGTCGGCAACGTAGCTTGCGATTGA
- the yaaA gene encoding peroxide stress protein YaaA: protein MFFVLSPAKNLNEKDPAPVKEFTQPDLLAEAEILMRQLRELAPQQIAELMHVSDKIALLNAERNAEWHTPFTPDNAKQAVFMFNGDVYEGIAADTLKPEQIQYLQQHVRLLSGLYGILRPLDLMQPYRLEMGTAFANTRGKNLYEFWGDIITDLLNDTLAQAGSDILVNLASQEYFKSVNTKKLKARLITPVFKDEKNGKYKIISFYAKRARGLMVRYAAEHNITDPEMLKNFDYEGYAFNAAASNESEWVFMRKEQTK, encoded by the coding sequence ATGTTCTTCGTCCTTTCCCCCGCCAAAAACCTCAATGAAAAAGACCCTGCGCCCGTCAAAGAATTCACCCAACCCGACCTCTTGGCAGAAGCCGAAATCCTGATGCGCCAATTGCGTGAACTCGCCCCGCAGCAAATCGCCGAGCTGATGCACGTTTCCGACAAAATCGCCCTCTTAAACGCCGAGCGCAACGCCGAATGGCATACGCCATTTACCCCCGACAACGCCAAACAGGCAGTCTTTATGTTCAACGGCGACGTTTACGAAGGCATCGCCGCAGACACCCTCAAACCCGAACAAATCCAATATCTGCAACAACACGTCCGCCTGCTTTCCGGCCTCTACGGTATCCTGCGCCCGCTGGATTTGATGCAGCCCTACCGTTTGGAAATGGGAACGGCGTTTGCCAACACACGCGGTAAGAACCTGTATGAATTTTGGGGCGACATCATCACAGACCTGTTAAACGACACCCTTGCCCAAGCAGGCAGCGACATATTGGTTAACCTCGCTTCGCAAGAATATTTCAAATCCGTCAACACTAAAAAACTTAAAGCCCGTCTGATTACCCCCGTTTTCAAAGATGAAAAAAACGGCAAATACAAAATCATCAGCTTCTACGCCAAACGCGCGCGCGGACTGATGGTACGCTACGCAGCGGAACACAATATCACCGACCCTGAAATGCTGAAAAATTTCGATTACGAAGGTTACGCATTTAACGCAGCAGCGTCAAATGAGTCCGAATGGGTGTTCATGCGTAAAGAACAAACCAAGTAA
- a CDS encoding lipoprotein-releasing ABC transporter permease subunit, whose amino-acid sequence MASLETWIGLRYLRAKKRNGFMSFITVISIVGIALGVMALIVVLSVMAGFQRDIRGQLLKVAPHAEMGYYDNGNGKSWESLREIIKGRKEVLQSAPYVSGQALLANAGEVQGVQIRGILPDEEKKIVEYSKEMPVGSFDDLKPGEFDIILGQDLAETLDVKVGEKITVVTPEGNVTPAGVVPRLKQFKVVGLVKTKIHELNNSLALTHMKDAQVLYRLDENAAGLRLKLADPINAPSFTETLLPKNLQEEVWLRDWTYTNRSYFEAVEMEKRVMFIILLLIVAVATFNLVSSLVMAVTEKQADIAILRTLGVSPGSIMKIFMVQGVFAGFFGTLTGVITGVTLALNVGSIVKQLENWFGFQFIKSQVYFIDYIPSDVSVHDVVLIACISLILSFIATLYPSWRAARTQPAEALRYE is encoded by the coding sequence ATGGCTTCTTTAGAGACTTGGATAGGACTGCGCTATTTGCGGGCAAAAAAACGCAATGGCTTCATGTCGTTTATCACCGTCATTTCTATTGTGGGTATTGCACTCGGTGTGATGGCTTTGATTGTCGTATTGTCTGTCATGGCGGGCTTTCAGAGAGACATACGGGGGCAGCTTTTGAAAGTGGCTCCTCATGCCGAAATGGGTTATTACGATAACGGTAACGGTAAAAGCTGGGAGAGCCTGCGCGAGATTATTAAAGGACGCAAAGAGGTGCTTCAGTCGGCACCTTATGTTTCGGGACAGGCATTGCTGGCAAATGCGGGTGAGGTTCAAGGCGTTCAAATCCGCGGGATTTTGCCTGATGAAGAAAAAAAGATCGTTGAATACAGTAAAGAAATGCCTGTAGGCAGTTTTGATGATTTGAAGCCGGGCGAATTCGATATTATTTTGGGGCAGGATTTGGCTGAGACTTTGGATGTAAAGGTTGGTGAAAAAATCACTGTCGTTACGCCTGAAGGCAACGTGACGCCTGCCGGTGTCGTACCTCGTCTGAAACAATTTAAAGTTGTCGGCTTGGTCAAAACCAAAATCCATGAATTGAACAATTCTCTGGCATTGACACACATGAAAGACGCCCAGGTCTTGTACCGCCTAGATGAAAATGCGGCAGGCTTGAGATTGAAACTTGCCGATCCGATCAACGCGCCGTCGTTCACCGAAACACTGCTGCCGAAAAATCTGCAAGAAGAAGTATGGTTGCGCGATTGGACGTACACCAACCGCAGTTATTTCGAGGCCGTAGAAATGGAGAAAAGGGTGATGTTCATCATTCTGCTGCTGATTGTTGCTGTAGCCACCTTTAACTTGGTTTCTTCTTTGGTCATGGCGGTTACGGAAAAACAAGCCGATATTGCCATTTTGAGGACTTTGGGTGTCTCCCCGGGCAGCATTATGAAAATTTTTATGGTGCAGGGCGTATTTGCCGGCTTTTTCGGTACCTTGACCGGTGTGATTACCGGTGTCACGCTGGCTTTGAACGTGGGCAGTATTGTCAAACAGTTAGAGAATTGGTTTGGTTTCCAATTCATCAAATCACAAGTTTATTTCATCGATTATATCCCGAGTGATGTCAGTGTTCATGATGTTGTGCTGATAGCCTGCATTTCCCTGATTTTGTCGTTTATCGCTACGCTCTATCCAAGCTGGCGTGCTGCAAGAACCCAACCGGCGGAGGCTTTGCGCTATGAATAA
- a CDS encoding NAD(P)H-dependent flavin oxidoreductase, with amino-acid sequence MQNNFDPLHIRGKSLIPVVQGGMGVGVSASKLSSAVARENGVGTIASVDLRHLHDDLLAESKINPSEEKYTRLNCTALDREIQKAKADANGKGMIAVNVMKAVKDHAAYVRQACESGADAIVMGAGLPLDLPEMTEGYHKDVALFPILSESRGIGIVLKRWIKKGVLPDAIVIEHPAHAAGHLGAASVAGVNDAKFEFKRVIEETFEVFKNLGLESEKIPLILAGGMANFEKVKTALKNWGASAVQIGTAFAVTEEGDAHINFKKTLAGAETEHVVEFMSVAGLPARGVRTKFLDSYIKRESKLQANAKADPRRCTQGLNCLTSCGLRDGLAKAGQFCIDIQLSAAFRGEVDKGLFFRGKDPLPFGNAIRTVQETIQYLLNGALPAAAK; translated from the coding sequence ATGCAAAACAACTTCGACCCATTGCACATCCGAGGCAAATCATTGATTCCCGTCGTCCAAGGCGGGATGGGCGTGGGCGTTTCCGCATCGAAACTCTCCAGCGCGGTCGCCCGTGAAAACGGTGTCGGCACGATTGCCAGCGTTGATTTGCGCCACCTGCATGACGACCTGCTCGCCGAATCCAAAATCAATCCGAGCGAAGAAAAATACACCCGACTCAACTGCACCGCGCTTGACCGCGAAATCCAAAAAGCCAAAGCCGACGCAAACGGCAAAGGCATGATCGCCGTCAACGTCATGAAAGCCGTCAAAGACCACGCCGCTTACGTCCGCCAAGCCTGCGAATCGGGAGCGGACGCGATTGTGATGGGCGCGGGATTGCCGCTGGATTTGCCCGAAATGACCGAGGGTTATCACAAAGATGTCGCCCTGTTCCCGATTTTGTCCGAATCGCGCGGTATCGGCATCGTATTGAAACGCTGGATAAAAAAAGGTGTTTTGCCCGATGCCATCGTTATCGAACATCCCGCACACGCTGCCGGACACTTGGGCGCGGCAAGCGTGGCAGGTGTGAACGATGCCAAGTTTGAATTCAAACGCGTCATCGAAGAAACTTTCGAAGTATTCAAGAACTTAGGTCTTGAAAGCGAAAAAATCCCGCTCATCCTCGCCGGAGGCATGGCGAACTTTGAAAAAGTCAAAACCGCGCTGAAAAACTGGGGCGCATCCGCCGTCCAAATCGGCACGGCGTTTGCGGTTACCGAAGAAGGCGATGCCCACATCAACTTCAAAAAAACGCTGGCAGGCGCAGAAACCGAGCATGTTGTCGAATTTATGTCCGTCGCCGGACTGCCCGCACGCGGTGTGCGCACCAAATTCCTAGACAGCTACATCAAGCGCGAATCCAAGCTGCAAGCCAATGCCAAAGCCGACCCGCGCCGCTGTACGCAAGGCTTGAACTGTCTGACCAGCTGCGGCCTGCGCGACGGTTTGGCAAAAGCCGGACAATTCTGCATTGACATCCAACTCTCCGCCGCCTTCCGTGGCGAAGTCGATAAAGGCTTGTTTTTCCGAGGTAAAGACCCGCTGCCGTTTGGCAACGCCATCCGCACGGTGCAAGAAACCATCCAATATCTGCTCAACGGCGCTCTTCCCGCAGCAGCCAAATAA